A stretch of Parvimonas micra DNA encodes these proteins:
- a CDS encoding winged helix-turn-helix transcriptional regulator, with product MNKTEKKVIEILIENPSVTSVELAEIIGVTKRTIERTFKSLQGKKDDRKNWLKERWKLDCG from the coding sequence TTGAACAAGACTGAAAAGAAAGTGATAGAAATCTTGATTGAAAATCCGAGCGTAACATCAGTTGAACTTGCAGAAATAATAGGGGTAACAAAGAGAACCATCGAAAGAACATTTAAATCTTTGCAGGGAAAAAAAGATGATAGAAAGAATTGGCTCAAAGAGAGATGGAAATTGGATTGTGGTTAG
- a CDS encoding ATP-binding protein has product MRKKFIDTEYMLKKRSNSSDLSFRELKIYYSEKGYNLEDKSFETNLNLRNEAGEYNLLAELLSDKNNIPFIFAKFKGKNKASISERSDYGYGCILTTYGKIRNRLQAENICISDTTVRPRKDIYLFDFDCVNEAILNALVHNDWTVTEPQISMFHDRLEILSHGGLSGGMTEKEFFDGISKPRNATLMRIFLNMGLTEHTWYGIPTIVEKYGKEVFEIQSNYIRCTIPFEKEVIDQIDKKKCRFEQD; this is encoded by the coding sequence ATGAGAAAAAAATTTATAGACACTGAATATATGCTTAAGAAAAGATCGAATTCATCGGATTTATCATTTAGAGAACTTAAGATATATTATTCTGAAAAAGGATACAATTTAGAAGATAAATCTTTTGAAACGAATTTAAATTTAAGAAATGAAGCTGGAGAATATAATTTATTGGCAGAATTATTATCGGATAAAAATAATATTCCGTTTATTTTTGCAAAATTTAAAGGGAAAAATAAGGCATCAATCTCTGAACGAAGTGATTACGGTTATGGCTGTATTTTAACGACCTATGGGAAAATAAGAAACAGGTTGCAAGCAGAGAATATATGTATTTCTGATACGACGGTTAGACCAAGAAAAGATATTTATCTATTTGATTTTGATTGTGTTAATGAGGCAATTCTTAATGCTTTAGTTCATAATGATTGGACTGTTACAGAACCTCAGATTTCGATGTTTCATGATAGGTTGGAGATTCTTTCTCATGGAGGTCTTTCTGGTGGAATGACAGAAAAGGAATTTTTTGATGGAATAAGTAAACCTAGAAATGCCACATTGATGAGAATATTTTTGAATATGGGTCTGACAGAACATACATGGTATGGTATTCCAACGATTGTAGAAAAATACGGAAAAGAAGTTTTTGAAATTCAAAGCAATTATATTAGGTGTACTATTCCTTTTGAAAAAGAAGTAATTGACCAAATAGACAAGAAAAAATGTCGTTTTGAACAAGACTGA
- a CDS encoding AlbA family DNA-binding domain-containing protein, with protein MNKYTDTIAKEIVSFLNSSGGTILIGVKDNGTIIGVNKIDEVLRKISDIITSQIEPNPKDEIKSELQFDEGKTIIAIHINKGHNHIYCQKNMDFLLLDVP; from the coding sequence ATGAACAAATATACTGATACAATTGCAAAAGAAATAGTATCTTTCCTAAATAGTAGTGGTGGAACAATTCTTATCGGTGTAAAAGATAATGGAACTATAATTGGTGTGAACAAAATTGATGAAGTTCTTAGAAAAATATCCGATATCATAACAAGCCAAATTGAACCGAATCCTAAAGATGAAATTAAATCAGAGCTTCAATTTGATGAAGGAAAAACTATCATTGCAATTCATATAAATAAAGGTCACAATCATATTTATTGTCAAAAAAATATGGATTTTCTTCTGCTGGATGTACCATAA
- a CDS encoding integrase core domain-containing protein, which translates to MIQVDNGPEFVNDGERTELESAFEKSAKALHMLLQRTRPYSPWQNGKVERSHREDGKILYNRKVFTSEKELIKQVAKHEARYNKTAKAVLNFKSPNKVVSEYFSKCNICLDN; encoded by the coding sequence ATGATCCAAGTAGATAACGGACCTGAGTTTGTAAACGATGGAGAACGAACAGAGCTTGAAAGTGCGTTTGAGAAGAGTGCAAAGGCATTGCATATGTTATTGCAAAGGACAAGACCCTATTCTCCATGGCAGAATGGGAAAGTAGAACGAAGTCATAGAGAAGACGGTAAGATTCTTTATAACAGGAAAGTCTTCACAAGCGAAAAAGAACTTATAAAGCAGGTAGCCAAGCATGAAGCGAGATATAATAAGACAGCAAAGGCCGTACTAAATTTTAAGAGCCCAAATAAAGTTGTATCAGAATACTTCTCAAAGTGTAACATATGTCTTGACAATTAA
- the guaA gene encoding glutamine-hydrolyzing GMP synthase, with amino-acid sequence MKNELILVVDFGGQYNQLIARRVRDLNVYCEVVPYNKAVNEINTKKPIGIIFTGGPNSVYDENAPKIEKEIFEFNIPILGLCYGMQLISQTFGGVVEKADKKEFGKTLCIKDKNSKLISNMKSETTVWMSHQDQVVKLPEGFDCIQHTDTCPYAGIENEEKKIYAVQYHPEVNHSEEGKELIKSFLYDICNASGDWTMQNFMNEQIQKIKQTVGDKKVLLALSGGVDSSVCASLLSKAIGSQLTCVFVDTGLMRKNEGDEVEEAFKNDELNFVRVNAKDRFLEKLKGVTDPEQKRKIIGEEFIRVFEDEAKKIGQVDYLAQGTIYPDVIESGLGDAKVIKSHHNVGGLPDVVDFKDLIEPLRDLFKDEVRRLGLELKMPEYLVFRQPFPGPGLGIRVMGEVTEEKLEILRNADAIFREEIAKAGEDKNISQYFAVITNNKTVGVMGDFRTYDYTLALRGVTTTDFMTADWARIPYEVLDRVSIRIVNEVENINRIVYDITSKPPATIEWE; translated from the coding sequence ATGAAAAATGAATTAATACTTGTTGTTGATTTTGGAGGACAATATAACCAATTAATTGCTAGAAGAGTTAGAGATCTTAATGTATATTGTGAAGTTGTTCCTTACAATAAAGCAGTTAATGAAATAAATACAAAAAAACCTATCGGTATAATTTTTACAGGCGGCCCAAATAGTGTTTATGACGAAAATGCGCCAAAAATTGAAAAAGAAATTTTTGAATTTAACATACCAATCTTAGGATTATGTTATGGAATGCAATTAATATCTCAAACATTTGGTGGAGTTGTTGAAAAAGCTGACAAAAAGGAATTTGGAAAAACTTTGTGCATCAAAGATAAAAATTCAAAACTTATTTCAAATATGAAATCTGAAACAACTGTTTGGATGAGTCATCAAGATCAAGTTGTAAAACTTCCCGAAGGATTTGACTGTATTCAACATACTGATACATGTCCTTATGCTGGAATAGAAAATGAAGAAAAGAAAATTTATGCAGTTCAATATCATCCAGAAGTTAATCACTCAGAAGAAGGAAAAGAATTAATAAAATCATTCCTTTACGATATTTGTAATGCAAGTGGTGATTGGACAATGCAAAACTTTATGAATGAACAAATACAAAAAATAAAACAAACTGTAGGAGATAAAAAAGTTTTATTAGCTCTTTCAGGAGGTGTTGACTCTTCTGTTTGTGCATCATTACTTTCAAAAGCTATTGGAAGCCAATTAACTTGTGTATTTGTTGATACAGGACTTATGAGAAAAAATGAAGGTGATGAAGTAGAAGAAGCTTTTAAAAATGATGAATTAAATTTTGTAAGAGTAAATGCAAAAGACAGATTTTTAGAAAAGCTTAAAGGAGTTACAGATCCTGAACAAAAAAGAAAAATAATTGGAGAAGAATTTATTAGAGTTTTCGAAGATGAAGCTAAAAAAATTGGTCAAGTAGATTACTTAGCTCAAGGAACAATATATCCGGACGTTATTGAGTCAGGTCTTGGAGATGCAAAAGTTATAAAATCACATCACAATGTAGGAGGACTTCCGGATGTTGTAGATTTTAAAGATTTGATAGAACCTTTAAGAGATTTATTCAAAGATGAAGTAAGAAGATTAGGTTTAGAACTTAAAATGCCTGAATATTTAGTTTTCAGACAACCATTCCCAGGACCTGGTTTAGGAATAAGAGTAATGGGCGAGGTTACTGAAGAAAAATTAGAAATACTAAGAAATGCCGATGCAATATTTAGAGAAGAAATAGCAAAAGCAGGAGAAGATAAAAATATAAGCCAATATTTTGCAGTTATTACAAATAACAAAACTGTTGGGGTAATGGGGGACTTTAGAACATATGATTACACTCTAGCCCTAAGAGGAGTTACAACAACAGACTTTATGACAGCCGACTGGGCGAGAATCCCTTATGAAGTACTTGACAGAGTTTCCATAAGAATAGTAAATGAAGTAGAGAATATAAACAGAATTGTCTATGACATAACAAGCAAACCACCAGCAACAATCGAGTGGGAATAA
- a CDS encoding BMP family ABC transporter substrate-binding protein, with translation MKLKKTFAALLVGAMILTGCSSKPNESKDTKTEEKKENTKKPIKYAMVTDTGGVNDQSFNQSAYEGLKELEKEGIIEKPTYVESKQASDYKTNLETLLDAKNDLIAGIGFALAKDIEAAAKANPDQKYVIIDSSFENTPKNLIGTIFADNENSFLVGYLAGTLTTSNKVGFVGGITSPLIKKFEAGFRAGVELAAKDNNKKVEVVAQYAESFGDATKGKAIANSMYSSGVDMIFHASGGTGNGVIESAKENKKFVFGVDRDQSYLAPEYVVASTIKKVNEAIKSVGKDLYEGKFRGGETIEFSLKTNGVDVAYGKEDQLKIKIPDELKQKIEELKKSIADGKITVPTEVK, from the coding sequence ATGAAACTCAAAAAGACTTTTGCGGCACTTTTAGTTGGCGCTATGATCTTAACAGGTTGCTCTTCTAAACCTAATGAATCAAAAGACACAAAGACAGAAGAAAAAAAAGAAAACACTAAAAAACCAATTAAGTATGCTATGGTAACAGATACTGGTGGTGTAAATGATCAATCTTTTAACCAATCTGCTTATGAAGGATTAAAAGAATTAGAAAAAGAAGGTATAATTGAAAAACCTACTTATGTTGAAAGTAAACAAGCTTCTGATTACAAAACGAACTTAGAAACTTTACTTGATGCTAAAAATGATTTAATTGCTGGAATTGGATTTGCGCTAGCAAAAGATATTGAAGCTGCTGCAAAAGCTAATCCTGATCAAAAATATGTAATCATTGATTCTTCTTTTGAAAACACACCAAAGAATTTAATTGGAACAATATTTGCAGATAATGAAAACTCATTTTTAGTTGGATATTTAGCTGGAACATTAACTACTTCAAATAAAGTAGGATTTGTTGGTGGTATTACATCTCCATTAATCAAAAAATTTGAAGCAGGATTTAGAGCGGGTGTTGAACTTGCTGCAAAAGACAATAACAAAAAAGTAGAAGTTGTTGCTCAATATGCTGAAAGTTTTGGTGATGCTACTAAAGGTAAAGCTATTGCAAATAGCATGTACTCATCAGGTGTTGATATGATTTTCCATGCATCAGGTGGAACTGGTAATGGAGTAATCGAATCAGCCAAAGAAAACAAAAAATTTGTTTTTGGTGTAGATAGAGATCAATCTTACTTAGCACCAGAATATGTTGTAGCTTCTACAATCAAAAAAGTAAACGAAGCTATTAAGAGTGTTGGAAAAGATTTATATGAAGGAAAATTCAGAGGTGGAGAAACTATTGAATTTTCACTTAAAACAAACGGTGTTGATGTTGCATATGGAAAAGAAGATCAATTAAAGATTAAAATTCCTGATGAATTAAAACAAAAAATTGAAGAATTAAAGAAGAGCATTGCAGATGGTAAAATTACTGTACCAACTGAAGTAAAATAA